The DNA segment GGGACGCCGCAATGCGGTTCGACCAACGACTCTTTCGAAGGGTAAAAGTGTACACTACTCCCTCCCTGCCGCAGCACCCTAAGCTCTTGGGCGAAAAAAGCCCCTAGGTCCTTCACGTGCTCGAGCACTTGGTTGGAAATCGCGAGGTCAAAGAAGCTTTCCTCGAAGGGCCAAGGATCACCCGCTGCAGCAAAGCGAACGCGGTCGTCCCAAGCCACCTCCCTCACAGCACGGGAAAGGCGATCAATCAAGCTCTCCGCAAAACCGGGAATTCCCGCCCGATGGTCGTAGACCTCGAAGCCGTAGATCTGCAGCTCCGGTAGCGAAGCTGCAGAGCGCGACCAATGCTCAGCTAGGTCGATCATGAGCTGGCCATGGCCACAACCGATGTCCAGGACGCGAATCGGCGGATGCCTGCGACTCAAACCCGCCCCGATTCCCTTTAACTCGGCGAGAGCTGCAGAAAGCAAATGGACATGAGCGGACTTCATTCGCCGCTCACAGTGCAGCGAAGCCGCAGCTGCGGTAAAGCCTGAACTCCGCGGGCTACTGCTACTTTTTCTCGGCAATCACTTCCTTGAGCGATTGCGTGGTCAGGAGGTAGTACACCTCCTCCGCGATGTTCTGGGCATGGTCCGCGATGCGTTCCATCGACTTGGAGATAAAAACCATCTCGGTGGCGAAATCGACCAAGGCCGTGTTGTCCTTCATGAGGCCAAGGAAATAGCGGAAGTTCTCGCGATTGAGCGAGTCCACTTCCTTGTCCCGCTCGGAGATGGCGATCGCTCGGCTGGAATCTTCGTCGATGAAGCAATGCAGCGCATCCTTGAGCATGCCTACCGCCAGCTCGCACATGCGCGGCAGTCGGCCCAGATCGTCAATGGAGCGACCTGTCTTGAGAATCTTGGCCGTGCGCTTGGCGATACTGGTCGCCTCATCCCCCACTCGCTCCAAGTCATGGCTGGCCTTGATCGCTA comes from the Pelagicoccus enzymogenes genome and includes:
- a CDS encoding class I SAM-dependent methyltransferase produces the protein MKSAHVHLLSAALAELKGIGAGLSRRHPPIRVLDIGCGHGQLMIDLAEHWSRSAASLPELQIYGFEVYDHRAGIPGFAESLIDRLSRAVREVAWDDRVRFAAAGDPWPFEESFFDLAISNQVLEHVKDLGAFFAQELRVLRQGGSSVHFYPSKESLVEPHCGVPWAHRVDRDGLLRWLRSWSRLRIGKFPHYRRSRGSTLHGFCEEFFDYLGRYVFFRPNSEIRSLALEGARKAGFGYQWDLLGRGLRDEWELFPYSYCEGLSRRSLFAALSCSTLVRRF
- the phoU gene encoding phosphate signaling complex protein PhoU; this translates as MKRYFHEELEDVRSHLMLMGEKAIANVNLAMRAMLDSDLATAQKVRAADDRIDEIEKQIDDEVARYIGLRAPVARDLRLLFVAIKASHDLERVGDEATSIAKRTAKILKTGRSIDDLGRLPRMCELAVGMLKDALHCFIDEDSSRAIAISERDKEVDSLNRENFRYFLGLMKDNTALVDFATEMVFISKSMERIADHAQNIAEEVYYLLTTQSLKEVIAEKK